A genomic region of Saccopteryx bilineata isolate mSacBil1 chromosome 1, mSacBil1_pri_phased_curated, whole genome shotgun sequence contains the following coding sequences:
- the LOC136318753 gene encoding serine protease FAM111B-like, protein MNPVEREENQSLRATENDQSTRPEVSKGTLVKQMCPDAPVDRSSDISEGTSAIKLKCGVSGGRASLKSQNPSSSNSEKHFFTFTFNERSRKSGHSVFTAHGRPNESIYSALRANDIFRERMKNPYNKDILVLEEKTVEGYINLGMPLKCLPTGSHLKISLGQIKKNTEEGQILRHCENPNKEIILFHVVAVGKTIKRIVKISELHEKGRTLCIYAMKGETVKEALCDDGRFRPDLDELEWKLIENYKNVHGKQSPVEEVSGKVLELDISKSSSPRKRTHKKTEQDSGNVTGEMGPQDPISDPSQIRDHEPERDGEAEDVEQNLGNALPPQRLGHDIEGKKRRTKREIKNHYDRSRKHGKGYLRNRPRPPLLIESALHRDIQTEATKCCLKSCKILDKIIMQKYLHFSEDALWMRNYFREEQRRTQLPPFQQFNIYKEYFAKETKTSTSVATCELRTHLSNSVGFISWNSNGNTGSATCFVFNHGYIFTCRHVVLMIVGEGTNPHLWPDIISKCATVTFTYKTFRPPAEEWFSIEPWCEVSDGALDYAILKLRNNGNGFPPGLFRHVSTLPTRGVLCLIGHPDGQVKEIDECVVISLKERLERYAEHQQPVVFEQNAATYETVSLFTPRSFSQEAWSTDTLTYDTCFSSGASGSPVFDASGSVVAMHSFGHFYIRGRKQYAIIEFGYSMDLILFDLKQKDGALYQLLSEEKKETIIQEKNNKQDSLLQHSQMEPMEH, encoded by the exons ATGAATCCTGTGGAACGTGAAGAGAACCAGTCACTCAGGGCTACCGAAAATGACCAAAGTACCAGACCTGAAGTTTCAAAG GGTACTTTGGTGAAGCAGATGTGTCCTGACGCACCAGTTGACCGTTCTTCTGACATAAGCGAGGGTACCAGCGCCATTAAACTTAAATGTGGAGTCAGTGGGGGTAGAGCATCCCTTAAATCTCAGAACCCAAGTAGCAGTAAcagtgaaaaacattttttcaccTTTACTTTCAATGAAAGGTCCAGAAAATCAGGCCATAGTGTGTTTACAGCACACGGTAGACCTAATGAGAGTATCTACTCAGCTCTGAGAGCTAATGACATTTTCAGGGAAAGAATGAAGAATCCTTATAATAAGGACATTCTTGTCTTGGAAGAGAAAACAGTAGAAGGCTATATAAATTTAGGAATGCCTCTCAAGTGCCTACCAACAGGGTCTCACCTTAAAATATCACTTGGCCAAATAAAGAAGAACACGGAAGAAGGTCAGATATTGCGACACTGTGAAAATCCCAACAAAGAAATCATTCTTTTTCACGTCGTGGCTGTTGGGAAGACGATAAAGAGGATTGTTAAGATCAGCGAACTTCATGAAAAGGGCCGGACACTGTGTATCTACGCCATGAAGGGTGAGACTGTCAAAGAAGCCCTGTGCGACGACGGCCGATTTCGGCCTGACCTGGACGAACTTGAGTGGAAACTCATTGAAAATTATAAGAACGTTCATGGGAAACAGTCCCCGGTGGAGGAAGTGTCTGGAAAAGTCTTAGAATTGGACATTTCTAAAAGTTCATCTCCCAGAAAACGTACCCACAAGAAAACTGAACAGGACAGTGGAAATGTCACTGGTGAAATGGGTCCCCAGGACCCGATCTCAGATCCATCTCAGATCCGGGACCACGAaccagagagagatggagaggctgAAGATGTGGAACAAAACCTAGGAAACGCTCTCCCACCTCAGAGGCTAGGGCATGATATTGAAGGCAAAAAACGCCGCACAAAGCGCGAAATTAAAAATCATTACGATCGCAGCAGAAAACACGGGAAAGGATACTTACGGAACCGGCCAAGGCCCCCACTGCTGATAGAGAGTGCTCTTCATCGGGATATTCAAACAGAAGCAACCAAATGCTGCTTAAAGAGTTGCAAAATATTGGACAAAATAATAATGCAGAAATATCTGCATTTTAGTGAAGATGCACTTTGGATGAGAAATTATTTTCGGGAAGAACAGAGGAGAACCCAACTGCCACCATTTCAACAATTCAACATATACAAAGAGTACTTTGCAAAAGAGACTAAAACTTCTACTTCAGTTGCAACTTGCGAACTTCGTACTCATCTTAGTAATTCGGTTGGGTTCATCTCTTGGAACAGTAATGGAAACACAGGCAGTGCTACTTGCTTTGTCTTCAATCACGGTTATATTTTCACCTGTCGACATGTTGTACTCATGATAGTGGGAGAAGGCACAAATCCACATCTGTGGCCGGATATAATAAGCAAATGTGCAACGGTAACATTCACTTATAAAACGTTTCGCCCTCCTGCTGAGGAATGGTTTTCCATAGAGCCATGGTGTGAAGTGTCTGATGGAGCTCTCGATTATGccattttaaaactaagaaataatGGAAATGGATTTCCTCCAGGCTTATTTAGACATGTTTCCACTCTTCCAACTAGGGGTGTACTTTGTTTAATTGGTCACCCAGATGGCCAGGTCAAGGAAATAGATGAGTGTGTTGTAATTTCTTTAAAGGAACGTTTGGAGAGGTACGCAGAACATCAGCAACCTGTGGTGTTTGAGCAGAATGCTGCCACTTACGAAACCGTCTCTCTGTTTACCCCAAGAAGTTTCTCACAAGAGGCTTGGAGCACTGACACACTTACTTATGACACCTGTTTTTCCAGTGGGGCCTCTGGTTCCCCAGTATTTGATGCGTCTGGCAGCGTGGTTGCTATGCACTCCTTCGGACACTTTTATATTCGCGGGCGTAAGCAATATGCCATTATTGAATTTGGCTATTCAATggatttaattctttttgatCTTAAACAGAAAGATGGTGCTTTGTATCAATTGTTAAGCgaagagaaaaaggagaccatcattcaagagaaaaataacaaacaagactCGTTACTTCAACATTCTCAGATGGAACCCATGGAACATTAG
- the LOC136318755 gene encoding serine protease FAM111A-like: MSSTNPKSQKVPFNSKKNMKIEQYFPQINKEPQDNSDIPQMNTDFKGSPRLTPHTQAQGPKDQAVSQNKVLYITLDVYHRKHQKMKHRISHSGRDSLSEALDTLQAVRKEREAQLGREMLVRGVEGIEGYINLGMPLCCFPDDCHLEITFTRSKSEQKEENQIFGRHDKASTDCVKFLIHATEKKGKRIIKCGELHKQGCKLCVYAFKGETIKDAIYKDGRFLSVLEDYDWKLIENLACVVESTQRVDDLEGKFFQVEVGKRMGSGAAGTQNFDLVATQKFDMAATQSFGLAATRRFDLAATQNSELERRNSWKDIVPQYPILKNEIEKIRKNFKEAMKGRRRTTIFQLHKTNFGKLTKNSTQVKTVKLLSHLSDSVGYIAWDNNGNRGTGTCFVYKGLYIFTCRHVISAIVGEGIEPSQWADIIAKCARVTFGYEDSLENNENYFFIEPCFDISDVTLDYAVLKLKENGQHVPLGLYNRVGPVPLNGLIYIIGHPDREAKSIDACAVIPQSQRVERYQEHLQARVAEGHYDYMRYIHMYTQRSFLEMAPSPDVITYDTSFYFGSSGSPVFDSKGSLVAMHAAGFTYDYQSGISSIIEFGCSMYSILHDIQQNHRALYEEVFTTHQDVEMVSDGVKDTENSVSL, from the exons ATGAGCTCTACGAACCCCAAGTCACAGAAGGTCCCAttcaattcaaagaaaaatatgaaaattgagCAGTATTTTCCTCAG ATCAATAAAGAACCACAGGATAATTCCGATATTCCTCAAATGAACACAGACTTCAAAGGAAGTCCACGACTTACACCTCACACCCAGGCTCAAGGACCCAAAGACCAGGCTGTATCCCAAAATAAGGTGCTCTACATTACCTTGGATGTGTACCACAGGAAACACCAAAAAATGAAACACAGGATCTCACACAGTGGGAGGGATAGCTTGTCCGAGGCACTGGACACTCTCCAGGCtgtcagaaaagagagagaggctcagCTGGGCAGAGAGATGCTGGTGCGGGGTGTAGAAGGAATCGAAGGCTACATAAACCTTGGAATGCCCCTCTGTTGCTTTCCTGATGACTGCCACCTGGAAATTACATTCACCCGGAGTAAAAGTGAACAGAAAGAAGAGAACCAGATATTTGGCCGGCATGACAAAGCATCTACTGACTGTGTCAAATTTTTGATCCATGCAactgagaagaagggaaaaaggatCATCAAATGTGGGGAGCTTCACAAACAAGGGTGCAAACTCTGTGTCTACGCTTTCAAAGGAGAAACCATCAAGGACGCAATATACAAGGACGGCAGATTTCTTTCTGTGCTGGAGGACTATGACTGGAAACTCATTGAAAACCTGGCCTGTGTTGTAGAAAGCACACAGCGAGTTGATGACTTAGAGGGCAAGTTCTTCCAGGTTGAGGTTGGGAAGAGGATGGGCTCTGGGGCAGCTGGCACTCAGAATTTTGATTTGGTGGCCACTCAGAAATTTGATATGGCAGCCACTCAGAGTTTTGGCTTGGCTGCCACTCGGCGTTTTGACTTGGCAGCCACTCAGAATTCTGAGTTGGAGAGAAGAAACAGCTGGAAAGATATTGTGCCCCAGTACCCTATTTTGAAAAACGaaattgaaaaaattagaaaaaacttcAAGGAAGcaatgaaaggaagaagaaggacaaCAATATTTCAGTTGCATAAAACAAACTTTGGGAAACTGACAAAAAACTCTACTCAGGTTAAAACAGTGAAACTTCTTTCTCATCTCAGTGACTCAGTTGGGTACATAGCATGGGACAACAATGGAAATAGAGGTACTGGCACCTGTTTTGTTTATAAAGGGTTGTACATTTTCACTTGTCGACATGTAATAAGTGCCATTGTGGGAGAAGGAATAGAGCCAAGTCAGTGGGCAGACATAATTGCTAAATGTGCAAGGGTGACATTTGGTTATGAAGACAGCctagaaaacaatgaaaactattttttcattGAACCTTGTTTTGATATATCTGATGTAACTCTTGATTATGCTGttctaaaactgaaagaaaatggaCAACATGTACCTTTGGGATTATATAATAGAGTTGGTCCTGTGCCACTGAATGGGTTGATATATATTATTGGCCATCCAGATAGAGAGGCCAAGTCTATCGATGCTTGTGCTGTAATCCCTCAGAGTCAGAGAGTAGAGAGATACCAGGAACATCTGCAGGCTAGAGTGGCTGAGGGTCATTATGACTATATGCGCTATATTCACATGTACACACAAAGAAGTTTCCTGGAAATGGCTCCCAGTCCTGATGTTATTACCTATGACACCAGTTTTTACTTTGGGTCTTCTGGCTCCCCAGTGTTTGATTCAAAGGGTTCATTGGTGGCCATGCATGCTGCTGGCTTCACTTATGATTACCAAAGCGGAATTTCCAGTATCATTGAGTTTGGGTGTTCTATGTATTCCATCCTCCATGATATTCAACAAAACCACAGAGCATTATATGAAGAGGTATTCACAACTCATCAGGATGTAGAAATGGTGAGTGATGGGGTCAAGGACACTGAGAATTCAGTCTCTTTGTGA
- the LOC136318756 gene encoding serine protease FAM111A-like, translating to MSSKKRKSQRVPFESKKNRKIEDYFHQINKEQENNSTIPQKKTGTRKGIKDITNNQAQGPKDQAVSQNKVLYITVDVNLKENQEMKHRLSHSGRDSLSEALDTLQAVRKEREARLGREMLVRGVEGIKGYVNLGMPLCCFPDNCHLAVTFARSKSKQKEENQIFGRHDKASTDCVKFFIRAIEKKRKRIVKCGELHKEGCMLCVYAFKGETVKDAICKDGRFLPVLEKHDWKLDEIEGIGTECTQRVDDLEGKSFHIILIVKESMDSRAAGTQNSELEERSTWKDIVAKCPSLKGETEKIRKSFKEQMKGKKGKTLFQLHKTDFGKLIKNSTLVKMHKLLSHLSDSVGYISWDNNGNRGSATCFVFRGLYIFTCHHVISDIVGEGIEPVAEWADIIAKCARVTFDYEDSPEKVENFFSIEPWFDIYDKSLDYAVLKLKENGQQVPLGLYNRVGPVPLNGLIYIIGHPDGESKSTDTCAVIPLGQRLEKVQEHLQARKAEGYNHFVPMFSQKSFQENIPRPDVTTYNTSFYFGSSGSPVFDSKGSLVAMHAAGFTYQYQEGLSSLIEFGCTMDSICHDLQQNHGPWCEELGIPSPDIEMMSDDN from the exons ATGAGCTCTAAGAAACGCAAGTCACAGAGGGTCCCATTCGAatcaaagaaaaataggaaaattgaGGACTATTTTCATCAG ATTAATAAAGAGCAAGAGAATAATTCCACTATTCCTCAAAAGAAGACAGGCACCAGAAAAGGCATAAAAGATATAACTAATAATCAGGCTCAAGGACCCAAAGACCAGGCTGTATCTCAAAATAAGGTACTCTACATTACCGTGGATGTAAACCTCAAGGAAAACCAAGAAATGAAACACAGGCTCTCACACAGTGGGAGAGATAGCTTGTCCGAGGCACTGGACACTCTCCAGGCtgtcagaaaagagagagaggcccgGCTGGGCAGAGAGATGCTGGTGCGGGGTGTAGAAGGCATCAAAGGCTACGTAAACCTTGGAATGCCCCTCTGTTGTTTTCCTGATAACTGCCACCTGGCAGTTACATTTGCCCGGAGTAAAAGTAAGCAGAAAGAAGAGAACCAGATATTTGGCCGGCATGACAAGGCATCTACTGACTGTGTCAAATTTTTTATCCGCGCAattgagaagaagagaaaaaggatcgTCAAATGTGGGGAACTTCACAAAGAAGGATGCATGCTCTGCGTCTACGCTTTCAAAGGAGAAACTGTCAAGGATGCAATATGCAAGGACGGCCGATTTCTTCCCGTGCTGGAGAAACATGATTGGAAACTCGATGAAATTGAGGGCATCGGTACAGAGTGCACACAGAGAGTTGATGACTTAGAGGGCAAGTCCTTCCATATTATATTAATAGTTAAGGAAAGCATGGACTCTAGGGCAGCTGGCACTCAGAATTCTGAGTTAGAAGAAAGAAGCACTTGGAAAGATATTGTGGCCAAGTGCCCTAGTTTGAAAGGAGAAactgaaaaaattagaaaaagcttcaaggaacaaatgaaaggaaaaaaagggaaaacattatttcaattgcataaaacagactttggGAAACTGATAAAAAACTCTACTTTAGTTAAAATGCACAAACTTCTTTCTCACCTCAGTGACTCAGTTGGGTACATATCGTGGGACAACAATGGAAATAGGGGTTCTGCCACCTGCTTTGTTTTTAGAGGGCTGTACATTTTCACCTGTCATCATGTAATAAGTGACATTGTGGGAGAAGGAATAGAGCCAGTTGCGGAGTGGGCAGACATAATTGCTAAATGTGCAAGGGTGACATTTGATTATGAAGACAGTCCAGAAAAAGTAGAGAACTTCTTCTCCATTGAACCTTGGTTTGATATATATGATAAAAGTCTTGATTATGCTGTTCTGAAACTGAAGGAAAATGGACAACAAGTACCTTTGGGACTATATAATAGAGTTGGTCCTGTGCCACTGAATGGGTTGATATATATTATCGGCCATCCAGATGGAGAGTCCAAGTCTACTGATACTTGTGCTGTAATCCCTCTGGGTCAACGACTAGAGAAAGTTCAAGAACATCTGCAGGCTAGAAAAGCAGAGGGTTACAATCATTTTGTCCCCATGTTCAGTCAAAAAAGTTTCCAGGAAAATATTCCCAGGCCTGATGTGACTACCTACAACACCAGTTTTTACTTTGGGTCTTCTGGCTCCCCAGTGTTTGATTCAAAAGGTTCTTTGGTGGCCATGCATGCTGCTGGCTTCACTTACCAGTACCAAGAAGGACTTTCCAGTCTCATTGAGTTTGGTTGTACTATGGATTCCATCTGTCATGATCTTCAACAAAATCATGGACCATGGTGTGAAGAATTAGGCATACCTTCACCGGATATAGAAATGATGAGTGACGACAATTGA